In a single window of the Melanotaenia boesemani isolate fMelBoe1 chromosome 22, fMelBoe1.pri, whole genome shotgun sequence genome:
- the cnstb gene encoding consortin, connexin sorting protein b, with protein MQEKRRKGRISHTGLGDYEKAYESERLKKERDSVKDHWRVSEKHFGNLAEKIAALTEVMGNKNTSPPKGPEEGVTQKDGLFTDNNTGSIPTDGADSPSPELLASLQFLGENSDYTLLPHSLHQIAEAYSVKEDYQWAIQFLQLEKLYHERLLSNLTALQENWESQLREKKAAESCLSVETDAISEKHIETLNHICRTHLRPSISVGQTKLNATLTENEAVKSEPTHNNEEKEQETGQEEVDGKEEAYEEGQVEEEEQCEETPEEEEVKVEWPIGVPQASDKDLAKLSHTEGNSSPDGLVSILKRRRASLDGLPPPSNDTVKQSSKRKVRFTEPEDGIEQDEVGGDSCLILLLLCLVTVVISIGGTALYCTLVDTYSNICTDFTQNIDFYVTNVQRFFQGLGHLLPLGT; from the exons ATGCaagagaagaggagaaaaggCAGAATAAGCCACACAGGATTGGGTGACTACGAGAAAGCCTACGAGAG TGAGCGCCTAAAGAAGGAGAGAGACTCAGTAAAGGACCACTGGAGGGTCTCTGAGAAGCATTTTGGGAACCTGGCGGAGAAAATTGCAGCTTTGACAGAGGTGATGGGTAATAAAAACACCAGCCCACCCAAAGGTCCTGAAGAAGGGGTTACACAAAAAGATGGACTGTTCACTGATAATAATACAG GAAGTATCCCCACAGATGGAGCAGACAGCCCCAGCCCAGAACTGCTGGCCTCCCTGCAGTTCCTTGGAGAAAACAGTGACTACACTCTGCTACCACACTCCCTGCACCAG attgCAGAGGCTTACTCAGTGAAAGAGGACT ACCAGTGGGCTATCCAGTTCCTACAGCTGGAGAAGCTTTATCACGAGCGTCTGCTCTCCAACCTCACCGCCCTGCAGGAGAACTGGG AAAGCCAGCTGAGGGAGAAGAAAGCTGCTGAGAGCTGTTTGTCTGTGGAGACAGACGCTATCAGTGAGAAACACATCGAGACGCTGAACCACATCTGCAGAACACACCTCAG ACCATCCATCAGTGTTGGCCAA ACCAAACTGAATGCAACGCTGACCGAGAATGAgg CCGTCAAGTCTGAACCAACACACAACAATGAAGAGAAAGAACAAGAGACAGGCCAGGAAGAGGTGGATGGAAAGGAAGAGGCATATGAAGAAGGACAAGTGGAAGAAGAGGAGCAGTGTGAAGAGacaccagaggaggaggaggtgaaggtgGAGTGGCCAATAGGAGTACCCCAAGCCTCAGACAAGGACCTGGCCAAACTGTCCCATACAGAAGGG AACTCCTCCCCAGATGGTCTTGTCTCCATCCTGAAAAGGAGGCGAGCATCGCTGGATGGGCTTCCTCCTCCAAGCAACGATACTGTTAAACAGAGCTCCAAACGCAAAGTTCGCTTCACTGAGCCGGAGGACGGCATAGAACAAG ATGAGGTTGGTGGAGATTCCTGCcttattctgctgctgctgtgtctggtCACTGTGGTGATCAGCATCGGTGGGACTGCACTCTACTGCACCCTGGTGGACACTTACTCCAACATCTGCACCGACTTCACTCAAAACATTGACTTCTATGTTACAAACGTACAGAGGTTCTTCCAGGGGCTTGGACACCTGCTGCCCCTTGGGACTTAG